In Spea bombifrons isolate aSpeBom1 chromosome 12, aSpeBom1.2.pri, whole genome shotgun sequence, the following proteins share a genomic window:
- the PLEKHN1 gene encoding pleckstrin homology domain-containing family N member 1, whose translation MGNCVPQPARQLRYSFRKSSLQGKEQDSRTKWTYLFGNESAAGRATHSDNILQYIPGKDFGSQDAAKDNLDQRFLSIFRKGKKKTIVRNMGQMIHYSKVRFRFQHSQDVSDCYLELFQSYLYFQSRGPTGLTYQGLVPLKELSVYKLERSKVPPKPEEEHAFRITGPLLNPLIVYCPNQLELQKWLYHLEKQIQLNGGNLEAFPTAEVNNASNMEKAELRRSVQNQPVQDWQGTQRESLGAIACISKVKLQTLPFQELNDRLLVLYPTTLVILSEEGKNLCFKGELPLKAVRVISDEADKQKKSFLIEGRYINTIRVTCFTQMDYAEWMDNLKRAQQQNRDSSLSGSSSFCGSHSAQQDQLTASCRSSFASEGRTKSWASTGKPPGSNRQSHNTTQGSDRQSFTILSEQPNNSDPLSPGYAQPVHCLANPQRSNGAGDLQRGGSIRGSKGRNNLTVQIPTALPHSYDLETTAFGLIPETPSEDLLSPVYKEPYSYQRSKMQPSGNEGKLNRWSLTDSTPSSAESNCPSKFPLYAEPYTPTEPPTNNIVEEILKNLTSCRTEVSNLKTNGSFHVDQSPHRALHKINSNPVKGSQQLVKTIVHRNSEPDTSVSCRIAPSSQTQFFKSVSELKEEIAMSRNSEVEDIFDLPSSGSLYPESLEHDYAELQSFQSDLSYDNIWDYEAKEKVVNRFSPPPYTGSHNTGWHQKAMPSRWL comes from the exons ATGGGGAACTGTGTCCCGCAACCGGCCCGCCAGCTCCGGTACTCCTTCAGGAAGAGCTCGCTACAGGGCAAGGA GCAGGACAGCAGAACGAAGTGGACGTATTTGTTTGGGAACGAAAGTGCAGCTGGGAGAGCGACGCATTCAGACAACATTCTGCAGTATATCCCAGGGAAG GATTTTGGAAGCCAAGATGCAGCGAAAGATAATCTGGACCAAAGATTCCTCAGCATCTTCCGCAAGGGGAAGAAGAAAACCATCGTCCGGAACATGGGGCAAATGATTCATTATTCCAAAGTCAGATTTCGCTTCCAGCACAGCCAG GATGTCAGTGATTGTTACTTAGAGCTGTTCCAATCGTACCTGTATTTCCAGTCCCGTGGCCCCACCGGGCTGACCTATCAG GGGTTGGTGCCCTTGAAGGAGCTGAGTGTCTATAAACTGGAGCGTTCTAAAGTCCCACCTAAGCCAGAAGAAGAACACGCGTTCCGGATCACGG GTCCTTTGCTGAACCCGTTGATTGTTTACTGTCCGAACCAGCTAGAGCTTCAGAAATGGCTTTACCACCTGGAGAAACAGATCCAGCTCAACGGTGGAAACCTGGAGGCTTTCCCTACAGCAGAA GTGAATAATGCCAGCAACATGGAGAAGGCTGAGCTCAGGCGGTCTGTGCAGAACCAGCCCGTGCAGGACTGGCAAGGGACTCAGAGGGAATCTCTAGGGGCCATCGCCTGCATCTCCAAAGTGAAGCTTCAGACCCTGCCCTTCCAG GAGCTGAACGACAGACTCTTGGTGCTGTACCCAACCACCCTGGTCATACTGTCTGAAGAAGGAAAAAACCTGTGTTTTAAG GGCGAGTTGCCGCTGAAAGCCGTACGGGTGATTTCTGACGAGGCGGACAAGCAAAAGAAATCTTTCCTAATAGAAG GAAGATACATCAACACAATCCGGGTGACGTGCTTTACTCAGATGGATTACGCCGAGTGGATGGACAATCTGAAACGGGCGCAGCAGCAAAACAGAGACTCTTCTCTCTCGGGTTCAAGCAGTTTCTGCGGCTCTCACTCTGCGCAGCAGGACCAG CTGACGGCAAGCTGCCGGAGCTCCTTCGCCTCTGAGGGTCGTACTAAGTCTTGGGCGTCAACGGGGAAACCGCCCGGCTCAAACCGGCAATCTCACAACACCACGCAGGGCTCCGACCGGCAGTCTTTTACCATTCTGTCTGAACAGCCAAACAATAGTGACCCCCTCTCGCCCGGATACGCGCAGCCCGTGCAT TGTTTGGCGAATCCTCAGCGGTCCAACGGAGCAGGAGATCTACAGAGAGGCGGCAGCATCCGTGGGTCAAAAGGGAGAAATAATCTAACTGTGCAGATACCGACGGCTCTGCCGCACAGCTACGACCTGGAAACCACTGCGTTCGGTCTGATCCCTGAAACACCCAGCGAGGATCTTCTATCCCCTGTATATAAGGAGCCATATTCCTATCAAAGATCAAAGATGCAACCATCAGGAAACGAGGGAAAA TTAAACAGATGGAGCCTCACAGACAGCACGCCGTCTTCAGCAGAATCCAACTGTCCATCAAAATTCCCATTGTACGCTGAGCCCTACACACCCACTGAACCCCCAACAAACAACATTGTGGAGGAG aTTTTAAAGAACCTGACCTCCTGCCGGACTGAGGTCTCAAATTTGAAGACCAACGGATCATTCCATGTGGACCAAAGTCCTCACCGGGCCTTACACAAGATAAATTCAAACCCCGTGAAAGGAAGCCAGCAGCTTGTGAAAACCATAGTGCATAGAAATAGTGAGCCAGATACCTCGGTGAGCTGCAGGATCGCTCCATCCTCACAGACACAATTCTTTAAAAGT gTTTCTGAATTGAAGGAAGAAATTGCCATGTCTCGCAACTCAgaag TGGAAGACATTTTTGATTTGCCCTCCTCTGGAAGCCTGTATCCCGAATCTCTGGAACATGACTATGCAGAGCTGCAGAGCTTTCAGAGCGACCTCAGCTATGACAACATTTGGGACTATGAGGCCAAGGAGAAGGTGGTGAACCGGTTCTCTCCACCTCCATACACGGGGAGCCATAACACAGGATGGCATCAGAAGGCTATGCCCAGCAGATGGTTGTAA